A section of the Amycolatopsis sp. AA4 genome encodes:
- a CDS encoding right-handed parallel beta-helix repeat-containing protein — MANRRLVSIVLSAVAGLGGTFALGPPAAASGPPPMTVYAAPNADAPPGNPCTQPRPCSLSQAQQRVRHLLDTGVGDHRDLVVKLAGGAYHLAAPLAFGPQDSGRNGHTVTWQPATDAAVTISGGRPLRPNWQPTAPGSKIVTATVPAGLDFDGLFVNGQRQILARYPNYDPNAARLQGSTSLAALERESAKWADPSTALVRAMHCGDWGSVSFTVSGRTADGLALHYVGDNNRPQDCGLAQGNGPGRIGPAMAENVKEELDAPGEWFYDRASGQLLYYPPDGTDLSAATVETAEQDQLFTLTGTSPANPVHDITLRGLHFTATHRTLFNSPFEADAKGDWSVVHKGAVSLKNAADISVTGSFFDQLGGNGVFLDGYNKHNTISDNKFESDGATDVQIVGSPRAVRDYSGNYYDNVAVTDTAPGPKTDDYPRDIVVRNNLMQNMGRFEKQSSGVNISMSADVTVDGNTISDSPRACLNIEDGTWGGHDVKNNDLFNCVEETGDNGSINVWGRGRFWASSGNNTLAPGTSFEGTTGTALTDAQARRLMKLDVVRPITIQHNRFWHAGDWAIDLDDGSSNFRLLDNLILKGGIKLRDGYERTVRNNLLVDGSIYEQVSHSDCGDLIEHNITLGPQAYNNVLNNPSTAKYGVDRNLFWNDRYPVYVNPDGSGNEALSADGATINPQSAWVRAGMDPHSLVADPKFAAADPPASYDFTVAADSPAISLGYANFPMTGFGASGAPRPPKAVFANGPGSGGPANGLIVQPEMLMGATATNIPSLAVQSSLGLTKPYGLYLSSVPQGSYAAQNGLRTGDDITAVNGTSVTDDRNTFWLSYNRLAPGAPITLTVRRGQADVTVHLAKTREAELLNNTSGVVYTNTGAPSTGWIWRGSSAGGANSYLDDIWATQNVGDSWSFTFYGTGIDIISETNTDEGDVDLTLDGSPYRTVSFVTPTREYQSTVATVSGLPPGVHTVTGTMKNGSYLIVDAFRTHP; from the coding sequence ATGGCCAACCGCCGGCTTGTGAGCATCGTCCTGTCCGCCGTCGCCGGGTTAGGCGGCACGTTCGCCCTCGGGCCGCCGGCCGCCGCGAGCGGACCGCCGCCGATGACGGTCTACGCCGCCCCGAACGCGGACGCGCCGCCCGGAAACCCCTGCACCCAGCCGCGGCCGTGTTCGCTTTCCCAGGCGCAGCAACGGGTCCGGCACCTGCTCGACACGGGTGTCGGCGACCATCGCGACCTCGTGGTCAAGCTCGCCGGGGGCGCCTATCATCTCGCCGCTCCGCTGGCGTTCGGCCCGCAGGACTCCGGACGCAACGGGCACACCGTGACCTGGCAGCCGGCGACCGACGCCGCCGTGACGATCAGCGGCGGACGGCCGTTGCGTCCGAACTGGCAGCCCACCGCACCCGGCAGCAAGATCGTGACCGCGACCGTCCCGGCCGGGCTGGACTTCGACGGCCTGTTCGTCAACGGCCAGCGCCAGATCCTGGCCCGCTATCCGAACTACGACCCGAACGCGGCCCGGCTGCAGGGGTCGACCTCGCTGGCCGCCCTCGAACGGGAATCGGCGAAATGGGCGGACCCGTCGACCGCGCTGGTGCGCGCGATGCACTGCGGCGACTGGGGTTCTGTCTCGTTCACCGTCAGCGGGCGCACCGCCGACGGGCTCGCGCTGCACTACGTCGGCGACAACAACCGGCCGCAGGATTGCGGGCTGGCACAGGGAAACGGGCCCGGCCGGATCGGACCGGCGATGGCCGAGAACGTCAAGGAAGAACTCGACGCTCCCGGCGAGTGGTTCTACGACCGCGCGAGCGGTCAGCTGCTCTACTACCCGCCGGACGGAACCGACCTTTCCGCCGCGACCGTCGAAACCGCGGAACAGGACCAGCTCTTCACCCTCACCGGGACCTCTCCGGCCAATCCCGTACACGACATCACGCTGCGCGGGCTGCACTTCACCGCGACACACCGCACGCTCTTCAACAGCCCGTTCGAGGCCGACGCCAAGGGCGACTGGTCGGTCGTCCACAAGGGTGCGGTATCTCTGAAGAACGCGGCTGACATCTCAGTCACCGGGTCGTTCTTCGACCAGCTCGGCGGCAACGGCGTCTTCCTCGACGGCTACAACAAGCACAACACGATCAGCGACAACAAGTTTGAGTCCGACGGCGCCACGGACGTCCAGATCGTCGGCTCGCCGCGCGCGGTGCGCGACTACTCCGGCAACTACTACGACAACGTCGCCGTCACCGACACCGCGCCCGGGCCGAAAACCGACGACTATCCCCGCGACATCGTCGTGCGGAACAACCTCATGCAGAACATGGGCCGGTTCGAAAAGCAGTCCTCCGGCGTCAACATCTCGATGAGCGCGGACGTCACGGTCGACGGCAACACCATCTCCGACAGCCCGCGCGCGTGCCTCAACATCGAGGACGGCACCTGGGGCGGGCACGACGTCAAGAACAACGACCTGTTCAACTGCGTCGAGGAAACCGGCGACAACGGGTCGATCAACGTATGGGGCCGCGGCCGGTTCTGGGCCAGTTCCGGCAACAACACGCTCGCGCCGGGCACGAGTTTCGAAGGCACCACCGGCACCGCGCTGACCGACGCCCAGGCGCGGCGTCTGATGAAGCTGGACGTCGTCCGGCCGATCACCATTCAGCACAACCGGTTCTGGCACGCCGGGGACTGGGCGATCGACCTCGACGACGGCTCGTCCAATTTCCGTCTGCTGGACAACCTCATTCTCAAGGGCGGGATCAAACTGCGCGACGGGTACGAGCGCACGGTGCGGAACAACCTGCTCGTGGACGGCTCGATCTACGAGCAGGTCAGCCATTCCGACTGCGGCGACCTCATCGAGCACAACATCACCCTCGGTCCGCAGGCGTACAACAACGTGCTGAACAATCCGTCCACCGCCAAGTACGGCGTCGACCGAAACCTTTTCTGGAACGACCGCTATCCGGTTTACGTCAACCCCGACGGCAGCGGCAACGAGGCGCTTTCCGCGGACGGCGCCACGATCAACCCCCAATCGGCCTGGGTTCGCGCCGGGATGGACCCGCATTCGCTCGTCGCCGACCCGAAGTTCGCCGCGGCCGATCCCCCGGCGAGCTACGATTTCACCGTCGCCGCCGATTCGCCCGCGATCAGCCTCGGCTATGCCAACTTCCCGATGACCGGCTTCGGCGCCTCGGGGGCGCCGCGCCCGCCCAAGGCAGTCTTCGCTAACGGCCCCGGCTCCGGCGGTCCGGCCAACGGGCTGATCGTCCAACCCGAAATGCTCATGGGGGCCACCGCTACCAATATCCCGTCCCTCGCGGTCCAGTCGTCCCTTGGCCTGACCAAGCCGTACGGCCTCTACCTGTCCTCAGTGCCGCAGGGCAGCTACGCGGCTCAGAACGGGTTGCGGACCGGTGACGACATCACCGCCGTCAACGGCACTTCAGTGACCGACGATCGCAATACCTTCTGGCTCAGCTACAACAGACTCGCGCCGGGTGCGCCGATCACGCTGACCGTGCGGCGCGGGCAGGCTGACGTCACTGTTCACCTTGCCAAGACACGGGAAGCGGAACTGCTCAACAACACTTCCGGCGTCGTCTACACCAACACCGGAGCGCCGTCGACGGGATGGATCTGGCGCGGCAGTTCAGCCGGGGGCGCGAATTCGTATCTCGACGACATCTGGGCGACCCAGAACGTCGGTGATTCGTGGAGTTTCACGTTCTACGGAACGGGAATCGACATCATCTCCGAAACCAACACGGACGAGGGCGATGTCGACCTGACCTTGGACGGCTCGCCCTACCGGACGGTCAGTTTCGTCACGCCGACGCGGGAGTACCAGTCGACGGTGGCGACTGTCTCGGGGCTGCCGCCGGGGGTGCACACCGTTACGGGGACGATGAAGAACGGCAGTTATCTGATCGTGGACGCTTTCCGGACTCATCCGTAG
- a CDS encoding SDR family oxidoreductase → MLDTPMVADLVENQAEAVLWLCSPGASFVVGTALPVDGGFTVH, encoded by the coding sequence GTGCTCGATACGCCGATGGTGGCCGACCTGGTCGAGAACCAGGCCGAGGCGGTGCTGTGGTTGTGCAGTCCCGGGGCCAGTTTCGTGGTCGGGACCGCGCTTCCGGTCGACGGCGGATTCACCGTCCACTGA
- a CDS encoding zinc-dependent alcohol dehydrogenase family protein has product MRGTVLYGPGDVRVEERENPVIVAPTDAIVRVSASCVCGSDLWDYRGVNEVAGPTPMGHEYVGVVAEIGDEVKNLAVGDFVVRSFFASDNTCEICEAGYQSRCAHVEYVGAGGAQAEYLRVPLADGTLVATPGMPDDDLIPSLLAASDVLGTGWFGAVAAEAGPGKTVAVVGDGAVGLLAVLAAKHLGAERIIAMSRHASRQQLAREFGATDIVAERGDEGVARIKELTGGYGAHSVIEAVGTQESMMQAIRSTRPGGHVGYVGVAHGVELPGEELFFAEVHLLGGPAPVRRFLPGLIRLIWDREIDPGRVFDLTLPLEEAAEGYRAMDERRAVKTLLKP; this is encoded by the coding sequence GTGCGTGGAACTGTGTTGTACGGCCCGGGCGACGTCCGAGTGGAAGAGCGCGAAAACCCCGTCATCGTCGCGCCGACCGACGCGATCGTGCGCGTGTCGGCGAGCTGCGTGTGCGGTTCGGACCTGTGGGATTACCGCGGCGTCAACGAGGTGGCCGGGCCGACGCCGATGGGGCACGAGTACGTCGGTGTCGTCGCCGAAATCGGGGACGAGGTGAAGAACCTCGCGGTCGGCGACTTCGTCGTCAGGTCGTTTTTCGCCTCGGACAACACCTGTGAGATCTGCGAAGCCGGCTATCAGTCGCGGTGCGCGCATGTCGAGTACGTCGGGGCCGGCGGGGCGCAGGCGGAGTACCTGCGGGTGCCGCTGGCCGACGGGACCCTCGTCGCCACCCCCGGAATGCCGGACGACGACCTGATTCCCTCCCTGCTGGCCGCGTCCGACGTGCTCGGAACGGGCTGGTTCGGCGCCGTGGCCGCGGAGGCCGGGCCGGGCAAAACCGTGGCCGTGGTCGGCGACGGCGCGGTCGGTCTCCTCGCCGTGCTGGCCGCCAAGCACCTGGGCGCGGAGCGGATCATCGCGATGTCGCGGCACGCGTCGCGGCAGCAGCTCGCCCGCGAATTCGGCGCGACCGACATCGTCGCGGAGCGCGGTGACGAGGGCGTCGCGAGGATCAAGGAACTCACCGGCGGATACGGCGCGCACAGTGTGATCGAAGCGGTCGGCACCCAGGAATCGATGATGCAGGCCATTCGTTCGACGCGTCCCGGCGGGCACGTCGGCTACGTCGGGGTCGCGCACGGCGTAGAGCTTCCCGGCGAGGAACTGTTCTTCGCCGAGGTCCACCTGCTCGGCGGCCCCGCTCCGGTGCGCCGGTTCCTGCCCGGGCTGATCCGGCTCATCTGGGACCGCGAGATCGACCCGGGCCGCGTCTTCGACCTCACCCTCCCGCTCGAGGAGGCCGCCGAAGGCTACCGGGCGATGGACGAGCGCCGTGCCGTCAAAACGCTGCTGAAGCCGTGA
- a CDS encoding amidase has protein sequence MTDLTLAELAAAVRAREVSPVELAEEYLGRIDRENDEVGAYLTVDHEGALAAAREAEALVLSGRRDLPVLCGVPVSVKDTWPVKGLRYTSGSKVFAERVAEVDAAVVTQLRQAGMVLLGKTNAAEFGCSSYTETVFGAARNPHDLARTAGGSSGGAAASVAAGLAPAAQGSDGGGSVRIPAACCGLVGIKPTRGRVSPAPGPDSAGLATAGPIARTVADAALLLDVLSTARPGDTHQLPPTPPGHFASSAERDPGRLRIGVLEGQPNDDPWCRRACEDTAALLADLGHDVEEAAPTVPDDYRDDFTVVWSVLAASVPVPAEREQDLLPLTRWLREKARGYDAVTLMSALGSMQATARRIADRYDRFDVVLSSATATLPPLVGGLVDADPARTFENMLEFHPLTPLANITGQPSLTAPALRTPGGLPAGVLLTGRYGAETTLISVAAQLERARR, from the coding sequence ATGACGGATCTGACGCTGGCCGAGCTGGCGGCAGCGGTGCGGGCCCGCGAGGTGTCCCCGGTGGAGCTCGCCGAGGAGTACCTGGGCCGGATCGATCGCGAGAACGACGAAGTGGGCGCTTACCTCACGGTGGACCACGAGGGGGCGCTCGCGGCCGCCCGCGAGGCGGAGGCGCTCGTTCTGTCCGGCAGGCGGGACCTGCCGGTGTTGTGCGGCGTGCCGGTCTCGGTGAAGGACACCTGGCCGGTGAAGGGGCTGCGCTACACCTCGGGTTCGAAGGTCTTCGCCGAGCGGGTCGCCGAAGTGGACGCGGCGGTCGTGACGCAATTGCGCCAGGCGGGCATGGTGCTGCTCGGCAAGACCAACGCGGCCGAGTTCGGATGCTCCTCCTACACCGAGACGGTGTTCGGCGCGGCCCGCAATCCGCACGACCTCGCGCGCACCGCGGGCGGGTCCAGCGGCGGGGCCGCCGCCTCGGTCGCGGCTGGACTGGCTCCGGCCGCGCAGGGCAGCGACGGCGGCGGCTCGGTGCGGATCCCGGCCGCGTGCTGCGGGCTGGTCGGGATCAAGCCGACCAGGGGCCGGGTGAGCCCCGCTCCCGGGCCGGATTCGGCCGGGCTGGCCACCGCGGGTCCGATCGCCCGCACGGTCGCGGACGCCGCACTGCTGCTGGACGTCCTGAGCACCGCGCGTCCCGGCGACACCCACCAGTTGCCGCCGACCCCGCCCGGGCACTTCGCGAGCAGCGCCGAGCGCGACCCCGGCCGGTTGCGGATCGGCGTGCTCGAAGGGCAGCCGAACGACGACCCGTGGTGCCGCCGGGCGTGCGAAGACACTGCCGCGCTGCTCGCGGATCTGGGACACGACGTGGAGGAGGCCGCGCCGACGGTTCCGGACGACTACCGCGACGATTTCACCGTCGTGTGGTCGGTGCTCGCCGCGTCGGTGCCGGTTCCCGCCGAACGGGAGCAGGACCTGCTGCCGCTGACCCGCTGGCTGCGGGAGAAGGCACGCGGCTACGACGCGGTGACCCTCATGTCCGCGCTCGGGTCGATGCAGGCCACCGCCCGCCGGATCGCCGACCGCTACGACCGGTTCGACGTCGTCCTCAGTTCCGCCACGGCCACCCTGCCGCCGCTGGTGGGCGGCCTCGTCGACGCGGATCCCGCGCGCACCTTCGAGAACATGCTGGAGTTTCATCCGCTCACGCCGCTGGCCAACATCACCGGCCAGCCGTCGCTGACCGCCCCGGCGCTCCGGACACCCGGCGGGTTGCCCGCGGGGGTGCTGCTCACCGGCCGCTACGGCGCCGAGACGACCCTCATTTCCGTTGCGGCACAACTGGAGCGGGCACGGCGATGA